In Colletotrichum higginsianum IMI 349063 chromosome 3, whole genome shotgun sequence, a genomic segment contains:
- a CDS encoding Glycosyl hydrolase family 76 — MRGLLKLTGAACVLGQLADAAININFDKDQSIKDGASTIAFGLLKYYTGNNTGDVPGNLPDPYFWWEAGALFGTMVDYWLLTGDTTYNGVTTQALLHQAGDDADFMPRNQTRTEGNDDQGFWAMAAMSAAENNFPNPPKDKPQWLALAQATFNQYVSRWDMETCGGGLRWQIFTFNNGFNYKNSISNGCFFNLAARLARFTGNQTYAEWAERVWDWETSVGLITPDFRIYDGATVDDGKNCKSLDTIQWSYNAGIFLHGAATMYNLTQDKKWLTRTEGVLTEATGLFFNNSAMTEQACEPFKLCDNDQQSFKGYLIRWMAGTAQVVPDLFDRIMGLLRPNAEAAIAACNGSPASGYNGPAGTACGFQWTPKGVFDGMVGVGAQMNALDASMYMLVKKADVKTAPVTANTGGTSVGNANAGMSGQPKIPTLSPIETKDRVAAGFATTAVTLSIVAGCVFLIK, encoded by the exons ATGAGGGGGCTCTTGAAGCTTACTGGTGCCGCATGCGTGTTGGGCCAGCTGGCAGACGCTGCCATCAATATCAATTTTGACAAAGACCAGTCTATCAAAGATGGCGCGAGCACGATTGCATTTGGTCTGCTGAAGTACTACACGGGGAACAACACGGGTGATGTGCCAGGAAACCTGCCGGACCCCTACTTTT GGTGGGAAGCCGGAGCCTTGTTTGGCACAATGGTGGACTACTGGTTATTGACAGGGGACACAACATACAACGGCGTGACGACGCAGGCGCTGCTTcaccaggccggcgacgacgccgattTCATGCCGAGGAATCAGACGAGAACGGAGGGCAATGACGACCAGGGCTTctgggcgatggcggcgatgagcgCGGCTGAGAACAACTTCCCGAACCCGCCGAAAGACAAGCCTCAGTGGCTGGCGCTCGCCCAGGCCACGTTCAACCAATACGTCAGCCGCTGGGACATGGAAACGTGCGGGGGCGGCCTGCGGTGGCAGATTTTCACCTTCAACAACGGGTTCAACTACAAGAACTCCATCTCGAACGGGTgcttcttcaacctcgcGGCGCGGCTGGCGCGGTTCACGGGCAACCAGACGTACGCAGAGTGGGCGGAAAGAGTGTGGGACTGGGAGACCAGCGTCGGCCTGATCACGCCCGACTTCAGAATTTACGACGGCGCCACGGTCGACGATGGGAAGAACTGCAAGAGCCTCGACACCATCCAGTGGTCCTACAACGCCGGAATATTTCTGCACGGCGCCGCGACCATGTACAACTTGACGCAGGACAAGAAGTGGCTCACCCGCACCGAGGGCGTCCTCACCGAGGCGACGGGGCTTTTCTTCAACAACAGCGCCATGACCGAGCAGGCCTGTGAGCCCTTCAAACTTTGTGACAATGACCAGCAGAGTTTCAAGGGCTACCTGATACGGTGGATGGCCGGGACGGCACAGGTGGTGCCGGACCTGTTCGACCGCATCATGGGCCTCCTCAGGCCCAACGCCGAAGCGGCCATCGCGGCATGCAACGGGTCCCCCGCGTCGGGTTACAACGGCCCCGCTGGCACGGCCTGCGGCTTCCAGTGGACGCCCAAGGGCGTCTTTGACGGCATGGTCGGGGTCGGCGCGCAGATGAACGCACTCGACGCCTCCATGTACATGCTGGTGAAGAAGGCCGACGTCaagacggcgccggtgacTGCCAACACGGGGGGCACATCCGTCGGCAACGCCAATGCCGGCATGAGCGGGCAGCCCAAGATACCCACGTTGTCACCGATCGAGACCAAGGATAGGGTGGCTGCCGGCTTTGCCACGACGGCAGTCACCCTCAGCATCGTGGCGGGGTGTGTGTTTCTTATAAAGTGA
- a CDS encoding Ser arg-related nuclear matrix protein, whose amino-acid sequence MNESRNIEDLLQTGFFTTSRAKTPKPSSTDAPAVPPHVPPHTSSTSNILRLAPNPDSFVPRTIDSPLRITRPRHIPPPPTVEDESEALLKEHGSLVSASTDDLPPSRGDADQYPIIMEVHEHNPERRFVLVPKSASGTEDEESADDVKRRPVHESRTPKPASNGDYEANTGRKYHSPPIEDRSSVQRPDFERKKSRQDLPPLETGVGKEDTRPPKHERTKSATRVEQKSFDYFSPQNDNRQAKETLLSPQVIKHATGGREKAYYDYSQTGRKGVPRPQRSRSNLGDDRRFDDNYARQTSSNPPPARRSNTNVDSPPKEPRHLSGDRIVEPSRYQRERVVPRGERPQKKDPSLPYDRPDRDRESDSKRTPTYKRDPPRRRDDSGSSSSDYAQATPRAANARRRNSIVSQEDRDVLLSPEQLRASQPGRSRSRPPPPSEADMPFPRASTKSFTDDIPPPPPPRSSQTFPVAREARDSGDIREKSVPYPEDDVLPRTSRLSVRDSEPPISRARSRSRASTFNNPVIVPAVMPTMPAPAGPRNPAEKRRSPERRPNLGQSAVTAPATETWPPAKFDPAKSTPIMDGPRGSYRRYSHDVDRGGVPDFPDCPRTKGVVGKADWLSLPRCDNFNICPDCYNGVFLNTEFRNDFMPMLFRPMDKPVACDFGSCGWYHIAWLLTLKNHLTDLRLFYQVASVASKVTSGGQPCPGDRRITRVWYSIKNPFTQATMPDFTVCYECAKTIEGLLPNLIGLFVTLHPAAQPTRSVCAMHFNPDRKRFVMYFDALETTSDIALATTQAPNIGKLVTDIESLSVFAECSKDNAVLDQNWHVMQFLPQFTVCGDCFDEVVAPQLRDGNVIARNFYVKPQRLDEASCQLYSTRMKTIFDKACRRNDPKYLEIKVTERQKVFVETYKRMAKLEQERTPWAREESKKLLQEWEKWE is encoded by the exons ATGAACGAATCACGCAATATTGAAGATCTCCTGCAGACGGGCTTCTTCACTACTTCCAGGGCCAAGACTCCCAAGCC ATCTAGTACGGATGCACCCGCTGTTCCTCCTCACGTTCCTCCTCACACTTCGAGCACCTCCAACATCCTGCGACTCGCCCCTAACCCAGATTCGTTCGTCCCACGAACTATCGACTCGCCGTTGAGAATTACCCGCCCCAGACATATCCCGCCCCCCCCGACCGTTGAAGATGAGTCCGAAGCCCTTCTCAAGGAACACGGCAGCCTCGTGTCGGCATCTACGGATGATCTGCCTCCGTCACGGGGTGACGCCGACCAGTACCCCATCATCATGGAGGTTCACGAACACAACCCCGAACGCCGCTTCGTGCTGGTGCCCAAGTCCGCCAGTGGGACAGAGGACGAGGAATCCGCCGACGATGTAAAACGGCGACCTGTCCACGAGTCGCGCACGCCGAAACCCGCATCCAACGGCGATTATGAAGCGAACACAGGGAGAAAATATCACTCGCCTCCGATCGAAGACCGAAGCAGTGTCCAACGACCAGACTtcgagaggaagaagagcaggcAGGATCTTCCACCACTCGAGACTGGCGTCGGAAAAGAGGATACCCGCCCCCCAAAACACGAACGAACCAAGTCGGCAACTCGCGTGGAGCAGAAGTCGTTTGATTACTTTTCTCCCCAGAACGACAACCGACAGGCCAAGGAAACACTGCTTTCACCGCAGGTGATCAAGCATGCAACGGGTGGTCGTGAGAAAGCGTACTATGACTACTCCCAAACTGGCCGCAAAGGCGTACCCCGACCACAACGGAGCCGGTCCAATCTCGGGGATGACAGAAGGTTTGACGACAACTATGCTCGTCAAACCTCGTCCAACCCACCGCCAGCTCGCCGCTCCAACACCAATGTCGACTCTCCTCCCAAGGAGCCGAGGCACTTGTCGGGCGATAGGATTGTCGAGCCTTCTCGTTATCAACGCGAACGAGTGGTCCCACGTGGTGAACGGCCGCAGAAGAAGGACCCGTCACTGCCTTATGATCGCCCGGATCGTGATCGCGAGAGTGACTCCAAGCGGACACCAACTTACAAGCGCGACCCTCCGCGACGAAGGGACGATAGTggctccagcagcagtgaTTACGCGCAAGCGACGCCCCGAGCAGCGAATGCACGGAGACGAAATTCAATTGTCAGTCAAGAAGATCGAGATGTTCTGTTGAGCCCAGAGCAACTAAGGGCTTCCCAACCTGGCAGGTCTAGATCGCGTCCACCTCCACCCTCAGAAGCAGACATGCCGTTTCCTCGAGCATCAACCAAGTCATTCACCGACGACATCccgcctccacctccacctcgCTCTTCGCAAACGTTTCCGGTGGCAAGAGAAGCAAGGGACAGCGGAGATATCAGAGAAAAGAGCGTTCCATATCCCGAGGACGATGTGTTGCCAAGGACGAGCCGCCTCAGCGTGCGCGATTCTGAGCCGCCCATTTCGCGGGCGCGCTCGCGGTCTCGTGCATCCACGTTTAACAATCCAGTGATAGTTCCAGCGGTCATGCCAACCATGCCCGCTCCTGCTGGGCCACGGAACCCCGCCGAGAAAAGGAGGTCACCCGAGAGAAGGCCAAACTTGGGACAGTCCGCCGTCACGGCTCCAGCGACAGAGACATGGCCGCCGGCTAAGTTTGACCCGGCGAAGAGCACGCCGATCATGGACGGACCGAGGGGCAGCTACCGGCGGTACTCTCATGATGTGGACCGAGGCGGCGTGCCTGATTTCCCCGACTGCCCTCGGACGAAAGGTGTCGTTGGCAAGGCGGACTGGCTTAGCCTGCCGCGATGCGACAATTTCAACATCTGCCCCGATTGCTACAATGGGGTGTTCCTCAACACGGAGTTCCGTAACGACTTCATGCCCATGCTCTTTCGCCCCATGGACAAGCCGGTCGCTTGCGATTTCGGCTCATGTGGATGGTATCACATTGCGTGGCTCTTAACGCTGAAGAACCACCTCACAGACTTGCGACTATTTTACCAGGTCGCCAGCGTTGCCAGCAAGGTTACCAGTGGCGGTCAGCCGTGTCCGGGAGACCGCCGGATCACACGCGTCTGGTATTCGATCAAGAACCCGTTCACGCAGGCGACAATGCCGGACTTCACCGTCTGCTATGAGTGCGCCAAAACCATCGAAGGGCTTCTGCCGAATCTGATTGGATTGTTTGTCACACTTCATCCCGCAGCACAACCTACGCGGAGCGTCTGCGCAATGCACTTCAACCCTGACAGGAAGCGGTTCGTCATGTATTTCGATGCGTTGGAAACCACGTCGGACATCGCACTCGCGACGACGCAAGCGCCCAATATCGGCAAGCTCGTGACAGACATTGAGAGCCTATCGGTTTTTGCCGAGTGCTCCAAAGACAACGCCGTCTTGGATCAAAACTGGCACGTCATGCAGTTCCTTCCCCAGTTCACCGTATGCGGCGACTGCTTTGACGAAGTGGTTGCGCCTCAGTTGAGAGACGGCAACGTCATCGCGCGGAATTTTTACGTGAAGCCGCaacgcctcgacgaggcaTCATGCCAACTGTATTCCACCAGGATGAAGACCATTTTCGACAAGGCGTGCCGCCGCAATGATCCCAAGTACCTCGAAATCAAGGTAACCGAGCGGCAAAAGGTGTTTGTGGAGACGTATAAGAGGATGGCCAAACTGGAGCAGGAAAGGACGCCCTGGGCGAGGGAAGAAAGCAAGAAGCTGCTTCAGGAATGGGAAAAATGGGAATGA